In the genome of Mucilaginibacter defluvii, one region contains:
- a CDS encoding DUF3857 domain-containing protein → MKRKLLSLASAIFTLCTSAYAQDFDYGKFSYDELNSKSYKNDTSAHALVLQEYGNARIGDADRITLELDYHVKIKIFDAKGYSNGNIELPFYTGEQSSEEISEIEAVTYYLNEKGEAVKVVLNPKDVYSVKNNSRWSAMKFAMPALHEGCVIEYKYHLKSPYIQQFKNWDFQSDIPKVYSEYKVQLPAVYNYKISLRGALKMLEGGKYKPELERGCFSIAGIKADCSKFIFAMKDIPAFKEEEYMTSKRNFLSAIYFEMEDYTNLNTGSKVKMSKEWRDVDRELRTEESFGSQLKKKDFFKEKLIPVIAGKTTSLEKAQAVYHFIQKNIKWNKFYSPYSSDGIKKAFEKHTGNVADINLALVVALKSAGYDADPVLISTRENGFITKLYPVLTEFNYLIAKTEIDGKTYYLDATEPLLGFGTLPLRCMNDQGRVFSLDKPSYWADITKQTESGTYVLDFKLQDNGKLKGTISTILTGYEAYRKRIDISKFNTVEEYVENYDEKMPKLKILNSDIKNVDSLDRGIVETYEVEIDLYDNLDSKKLSFNPFLLHRVAENPFKLEERTYPVDMGVASTDRVSLNIELPANYKVEYSPKNVGLTLPANGGRFVTNFETVGNKFSFSHITQFNKPVYESSEYPYLKELYNQIILAQKVDLIFTKG, encoded by the coding sequence ATGAAAAGAAAATTACTCTCCCTGGCTTCGGCCATTTTTACATTATGTACATCAGCTTACGCGCAGGATTTTGATTACGGCAAGTTCTCATATGATGAACTGAACAGTAAATCCTACAAAAACGATACATCGGCACATGCCTTAGTATTGCAGGAATATGGTAACGCACGCATTGGCGATGCCGACCGTATTACCCTTGAACTTGATTATCACGTTAAAATAAAAATTTTTGACGCCAAAGGTTACAGCAATGGCAACATTGAACTGCCTTTTTATACCGGTGAGCAAAGCTCGGAGGAAATATCAGAAATTGAGGCTGTAACCTATTACCTGAACGAGAAAGGCGAAGCCGTTAAAGTGGTACTTAACCCGAAGGACGTTTATTCGGTGAAGAATAACAGCCGCTGGAGTGCCATGAAATTCGCTATGCCCGCGCTGCACGAGGGTTGCGTTATTGAATATAAATATCATTTAAAAAGCCCCTATATCCAGCAATTTAAAAACTGGGATTTTCAATCAGATATACCTAAGGTTTACTCAGAGTACAAAGTGCAGTTACCGGCTGTTTATAATTACAAAATATCCTTGCGTGGCGCCTTAAAAATGCTTGAAGGCGGCAAATACAAGCCCGAACTTGAGCGCGGATGTTTTAGTATAGCAGGTATTAAAGCCGACTGCTCTAAGTTCATATTCGCCATGAAAGACATTCCGGCGTTTAAAGAAGAGGAGTATATGACCTCTAAACGCAACTTTTTATCGGCCATTTATTTTGAGATGGAAGATTATACCAACCTGAATACCGGCTCAAAAGTAAAAATGTCAAAAGAGTGGCGGGATGTTGACCGTGAATTGCGAACAGAAGAATCATTTGGCAGCCAGTTAAAGAAGAAGGACTTTTTTAAAGAAAAGCTGATTCCGGTGATTGCAGGTAAAACAACATCGCTCGAGAAGGCACAGGCTGTTTACCACTTTATTCAAAAAAATATAAAGTGGAATAAATTTTACTCACCTTACAGCAGCGATGGTATTAAAAAGGCATTTGAAAAACATACCGGTAACGTGGCTGATATTAACCTGGCCTTAGTGGTTGCACTTAAAAGTGCCGGTTACGATGCTGACCCGGTTTTAATATCAACCCGCGAGAACGGTTTTATCACTAAACTTTATCCGGTGTTGACAGAGTTTAACTATCTGATAGCCAAAACGGAGATCGACGGAAAAACGTATTACTTGGACGCCACCGAGCCACTGCTTGGTTTTGGTACGCTGCCACTGCGTTGTATGAATGACCAGGGTAGGGTATTCAGTTTGGATAAACCGTCGTACTGGGCCGATATCACTAAACAAACCGAAAGCGGAACTTATGTGCTCGATTTTAAACTGCAGGACAATGGTAAGCTTAAAGGAACTATCAGCACCATATTAACCGGTTACGAGGCTTACCGCAAACGTATTGATATCAGTAAATTTAATACGGTTGAGGAGTACGTGGAAAACTACGACGAGAAGATGCCTAAATTAAAAATCTTAAATTCAGATATTAAAAATGTTGATAGTTTAGACCGCGGTATTGTTGAAACCTATGAGGTTGAGATTGATCTGTACGATAACCTGGACTCGAAAAAGTTAAGCTTCAACCCATTCCTGCTTCATCGTGTGGCTGAAAACCCGTTCAAGCTTGAGGAGAGAACCTACCCGGTTGATATGGGTGTGGCGTCAACAGACAGGGTGAGCTTAAATATTGAATTACCTGCGAATTATAAAGTTGAGTATTCGCCCAAAAACGTAGGCCTTACATTGCCTGCTAACGGCGGCAGGTTTGTTACTAATTTTGAGACAGTAGGCAACAAGTTTTCGTTTTCGCATATCACCCAATTTAATAAACCGGTTTATGAGTCATCAGAATATCCTTATCTGAAAGAGCTTTACAACCAGATCATCCTGGCTCAAAAGGTTGATCTAATCTTTACCAAAGGATAA
- a CDS encoding DUF3857 domain-containing protein, with amino-acid sequence MKRLLALSLFITCAVAAKAQQSYDVSLIPKQLLPYASSVVRYSDEVVEVSDIGLQTYRIKKAITIFNQSGDEDAEILVWHDKSTSIKYIKGFVYNSSGNVTAKISERNFEDAYAGHDFSLYEDTRVMHFKPAVVDYPYTIEYEYETRDKQTLSLGSWMPASSTNTAVEKSSFTFVCRPNFNIRYKEMNLPAKVQTGTNKEGMTTYSWRANDLKATRQEPYSPNPETFLPMVKIAPVTFRYGAYTGSFNNWNELGKWVYNSLLVGRQSLSPATIANIKELTQNIPDEKQRAKKIYEYMQQRTRYISIQIGVGGFRPFPADDVDRLSYGDCKALVNYTQALLAAANIKSYYCVVNAGSRKVNFDPDFATMNAGNHVILCLPFKNDTTWLECTSQKMPFGYLGDFTDDRTVLACTPEGGVLLHTPKYTAERNIQSRKAVLKLDSAGELSGSMKTVYKGTQYENQEATTYESPADQLKEIKKAYAINNLDVGKLKFEKAKDIYPELSEDLQFSARDYASVANSKLHFTPNIANKSRSIRDIRNRTTDVCIQRGYTDEDEIVYTLPADNYRYEKKPLLVTINKPFGSYRAIMSLAGNKLVYKRTIKLVDGTYSKETYADLVKFFEDVADADNYSATLVRQ; translated from the coding sequence ATGAAACGTTTACTCGCATTAAGTTTATTTATTACCTGCGCCGTTGCAGCCAAAGCCCAGCAAAGTTATGACGTATCTCTGATCCCCAAGCAACTGCTGCCTTACGCCTCGTCGGTTGTGCGGTACAGCGATGAGGTTGTTGAGGTGAGTGATATAGGCTTGCAAACTTACCGTATTAAAAAAGCTATTACCATTTTTAACCAAAGCGGCGATGAAGACGCGGAGATTTTGGTATGGCATGATAAAAGCACATCAATTAAATACATCAAGGGCTTTGTATACAACAGCTCCGGCAATGTTACGGCAAAAATAAGCGAACGTAATTTCGAGGATGCTTATGCCGGACACGATTTTTCGTTGTACGAGGATACGCGCGTGATGCATTTTAAACCCGCTGTGGTTGATTATCCGTACACGATAGAGTACGAGTATGAAACGCGCGACAAGCAAACACTTTCGTTAGGTAGCTGGATGCCTGCATCGAGCACCAATACAGCGGTTGAAAAAAGTTCGTTCACCTTTGTGTGCAGGCCCAACTTTAATATTCGGTATAAAGAAATGAATTTACCCGCGAAGGTACAAACCGGCACCAATAAGGAAGGTATGACTACCTATAGCTGGCGGGCGAATGATTTAAAGGCTACCCGGCAGGAACCGTACAGCCCTAACCCGGAAACATTTTTGCCAATGGTTAAAATTGCCCCCGTTACATTTAGATACGGAGCTTACACCGGCAGTTTTAATAACTGGAACGAATTGGGCAAATGGGTTTACAATAGCCTGCTTGTGGGCAGGCAGTCTCTGTCGCCCGCCACCATTGCCAATATAAAGGAACTGACTCAAAATATACCCGACGAAAAGCAGCGTGCTAAAAAGATATATGAGTATATGCAGCAGCGCACACGGTACATTAGTATACAAATAGGGGTTGGTGGCTTTCGGCCGTTCCCGGCAGATGATGTTGATCGGCTGAGCTATGGTGATTGTAAAGCGCTGGTGAACTATACCCAGGCTTTGCTGGCGGCAGCCAACATAAAGTCATACTATTGCGTGGTAAATGCGGGCAGTCGTAAGGTAAACTTCGATCCTGATTTCGCTACGATGAATGCGGGTAACCACGTAATATTGTGCCTGCCGTTTAAAAACGATACTACCTGGCTGGAGTGCACCAGTCAAAAAATGCCTTTCGGGTATTTGGGAGATTTTACCGACGACCGTACGGTTTTGGCCTGCACACCAGAGGGCGGCGTATTATTGCATACACCAAAGTATACGGCCGAGAGGAACATACAATCGCGAAAAGCTGTACTGAAACTAGATTCAGCCGGTGAACTGTCAGGCAGCATGAAAACTGTATATAAAGGCACGCAATATGAAAATCAGGAGGCCACGACCTATGAGTCGCCCGCCGATCAGCTGAAGGAAATAAAGAAAGCCTACGCTATCAATAATCTTGATGTTGGTAAACTGAAGTTTGAGAAAGCGAAAGATATTTACCCTGAACTTAGCGAGGATTTACAATTCAGTGCGCGCGATTATGCTTCGGTAGCGAACAGTAAACTGCATTTTACGCCAAACATAGCCAACAAAAGCCGCAGCATACGCGATATACGCAACCGCACTACGGATGTTTGCATACAGCGCGGCTATACCGATGAAGATGAGATTGTTTACACCTTGCCGGCCGACAATTACCGGTACGAGAAAAAGCCGCTTTTGGTTACCATTAACAAGCCGTTTGGATCCTACAGGGCTATTATGAGCCTGGCGGGTAATAAGCTGGTTTACAAGCGTACCATTAAGCTGGTAGACGGCACCTACAGTAAAGAGACGTATGCCGATCTGGTTAAGTTTTTTGAAGATGTTGCTGATGCCGATAATTACAGCGCGACGTTAGTCAGGCAGTAA
- the bioB gene encoding biotin synthase BioB, which translates to MTEVRNNWTQDEIAEIYHSPLLDLIYRAATIHRENKDYSEVQISSLISIKTGGCTEDCAYCPQAARYNTGVEVHAIMPKHEVVAAAERAKAGGASRLCMGAAWREVRDNRDFDKVIDMVKAVNELDMEVCCTLGMLTESQAQRLADAGLYAYNHNLDTSEDDYKRIITTRTYDDRLKTLEHVRKAKITVCSGGIIGLGETVEDRISMLKTLSNLPKHPESVPINALVPVKGTPLADQPRVAIWDMVRMIATARIIMPRTVVRLSAGRTEMSTLEQAFCFMAGANSIFAGEKLLTTPNPAFADDMAMFELLGLTPRKAFKNGRPNEVKEVKEMSINEVIG; encoded by the coding sequence ATGACAGAGGTAAGAAATAACTGGACGCAGGACGAAATTGCCGAGATTTACCACTCGCCATTGCTTGACCTGATTTACCGCGCGGCCACCATTCACCGCGAAAATAAGGACTACTCAGAAGTACAGATAAGTTCACTGATATCTATTAAAACCGGTGGTTGCACCGAGGATTGTGCCTATTGCCCGCAAGCGGCACGTTATAATACCGGTGTTGAAGTGCATGCCATTATGCCTAAGCACGAGGTGGTTGCCGCTGCCGAACGGGCGAAAGCAGGTGGCGCATCACGCCTTTGCATGGGCGCTGCCTGGCGCGAAGTACGTGACAACCGCGACTTTGACAAGGTGATTGACATGGTAAAAGCCGTTAATGAACTGGACATGGAAGTTTGCTGTACCCTGGGTATGCTTACCGAAAGCCAGGCGCAGCGTTTGGCTGATGCCGGTTTATATGCCTACAACCATAACCTGGATACCTCAGAGGATGATTATAAGCGCATTATCACCACCCGCACCTATGATGATCGCCTGAAAACACTGGAGCATGTTCGCAAAGCTAAGATAACCGTATGCAGTGGCGGCATTATTGGCTTGGGCGAAACGGTTGAGGATCGTATATCGATGCTGAAAACCCTGTCAAACCTGCCAAAGCACCCCGAATCGGTGCCGATTAACGCGCTGGTGCCTGTAAAGGGCACACCGTTGGCCGATCAGCCGCGAGTTGCCATTTGGGATATGGTGCGCATGATTGCTACCGCGCGTATTATTATGCCGCGCACCGTGGTACGCCTGTCAGCCGGCCGAACTGAAATGAGCACATTGGAACAGGCATTCTGCTTTATGGCGGGCGCCAACTCCATCTTCGCAGGCGAAAAGCTGCTTACCACCCCTAACCCGGCCTTCGCCGATGACATGGCCATGTTTGAGCTACTTGGACTAACACCACGCAAAGCATTTAAAAACGGCCGCCCTAACGAGGTAAAAGAAGTAAAAGAAATGAGTATAAATGAGGTTATCGGATAA
- the mgtE gene encoding magnesium transporter, with protein MQSFELDKTDLQRIKAALEGNDADLEKILNEYHASEIAILFEKLPQEAKEKIISILPADFASDVIAEMDEEHHPEEILINLDPEKRTEIVEELDDDVATDIIAQLDEDEQQEILSDLDHEDASNIRTLLSYAEDTAGGLMTTEITTVNIGMNKMEALDAVIKQSEEQEEFYTIFAVDDANILQGIVSLKNIIKARHDVMIRDLVVTEFVHVQADVDQEEVARLIQQYNINSIPVVDEHMKLLGRITVDDIIDVMQEENTEDILKISGVSEDEELSGSWQDAVKSRLPWLVINLGTAFLAASIIRSFDDTVKALPIMSAYMTIIAGMGGNAATQALAVTVRRISLSDLTDNQAYRTILKELLVGMINGASNGLIVLLVALFYDANPMLGLVLFLAMTGNLLIAGITGASIPLILKRVGIDPAVASSIIITTFTDCFGFLLPLWVASKLLL; from the coding sequence ATGCAATCTTTCGAACTTGATAAAACCGACCTGCAGCGCATAAAAGCTGCGCTTGAAGGTAATGATGCTGATTTAGAGAAAATTCTGAATGAGTACCATGCTTCGGAGATTGCCATACTATTTGAAAAACTACCCCAGGAAGCCAAGGAAAAGATCATCTCCATACTGCCGGCAGACTTTGCCTCGGACGTTATTGCTGAGATGGACGAGGAACATCACCCGGAAGAGATATTAATTAACCTTGACCCGGAAAAGCGTACCGAGATTGTTGAGGAGCTGGATGATGACGTAGCCACCGATATTATTGCCCAGCTTGACGAGGACGAGCAGCAGGAAATATTAAGCGACCTCGACCACGAGGATGCCAGCAACATACGCACCCTGCTTAGCTACGCTGAAGATACCGCCGGTGGTTTGATGACCACCGAGATTACCACGGTGAACATCGGCATGAACAAAATGGAGGCATTGGATGCCGTCATCAAACAATCTGAAGAACAGGAAGAATTCTACACAATATTCGCGGTTGACGATGCTAATATTCTGCAAGGCATCGTATCGCTTAAAAATATTATAAAGGCTCGCCATGATGTAATGATACGAGACCTGGTGGTTACCGAGTTTGTACACGTACAGGCTGATGTTGACCAGGAAGAAGTTGCCCGCCTGATACAGCAATATAACATCAACAGCATCCCCGTGGTTGATGAACATATGAAACTGCTCGGCCGCATTACCGTTGATGATATTATTGACGTAATGCAGGAAGAAAATACCGAGGATATATTGAAGATCTCCGGTGTATCAGAAGATGAGGAACTGAGCGGTAGCTGGCAGGACGCGGTAAAAAGCCGCCTGCCCTGGCTGGTGATAAACCTCGGTACCGCTTTCCTTGCAGCATCCATTATCAGGAGTTTTGATGATACGGTGAAGGCCCTTCCCATTATGTCGGCCTATATGACCATTATTGCAGGTATGGGTGGCAACGCGGCTACACAAGCGTTGGCCGTTACCGTAAGGCGTATCTCGTTAAGCGACCTGACCGATAATCAGGCTTATCGTACCATTTTAAAGGAATTATTGGTAGGTATGATCAATGGTGCGTCAAACGGCCTTATCGTGCTGCTGGTGGCCTTATTTTACGATGCTAACCCGATGCTGGGGCTGGTACTTTTTTTGGCCATGACAGGCAATTTACTCATCGCGGGCATTACCGGCGCATCAATACCGCTTATACTTAAGCGTGTGGGCATTGATCCGGCGGTGGCATCATCCATTATAATAACCACATTTACAGACTGTTTTGGTTTTTTGCTGCCACTATGGGTAGCTTCAAAGCTTTTATTATAA
- a CDS encoding DinB family protein has translation MNDVDFAQGCIHELQAEYTASLKCLERIPVSLFEYKPHEKSMALGYLALLVAEIPLWVYHIASGNDIDFATYAHFQPKTTDELVAHFKENHQKAIEVLKGIEDGGLDGMFSLKNNGTVLHTEPRKHSISSSINHMVHHRGQLTVYMRLNDIPVPSIYGPSADDRTFG, from the coding sequence ATGAATGACGTTGATTTTGCACAGGGCTGTATTCATGAACTGCAAGCCGAATACACCGCATCATTAAAATGCCTCGAGCGCATACCCGTATCGTTATTTGAGTATAAACCGCACGAAAAATCGATGGCGTTAGGCTATCTGGCTTTGCTGGTGGCCGAAATTCCGCTGTGGGTTTATCACATTGCATCTGGTAATGATATCGACTTTGCTACCTATGCCCATTTTCAACCCAAAACTACTGATGAGTTGGTAGCACATTTTAAGGAGAACCACCAAAAAGCTATTGAGGTTTTAAAAGGCATCGAGGATGGCGGCCTGGATGGAATGTTCTCGCTAAAAAACAATGGTACCGTTTTGCATACGGAGCCACGTAAACACAGTATTTCATCGAGCATTAACCACATGGTGCACCACCGCGGCCAGTTAACCGTTTACATGCGTTTGAACGATATACCGGTGCCCTCAATCTATGGCCCGTCGGCTGATGACAGAACTTTCGGCTAA
- a CDS encoding YigZ family protein: protein MLFDDTYQTIEKPAEGVFSDRGSKFIGYIFPIKSENDVKALLAQVKHEHPKARHHCWALRLTPDRSIFRLNDDGEPSGTAGRPILNALLSHNITNVFVVVVRYFGGTLLGVPGLINAYKTATEEAIKLASIIQKTVNDVYRIDFDYLQMNDVMRIVKDENTEVIEQAFDNQCSITLSIRQQAVNKVLGRLNGVNDLKVKFLHQN from the coding sequence ATGCTTTTTGACGATACCTACCAAACCATTGAAAAACCTGCCGAGGGCGTATTCAGCGATCGCGGCAGCAAATTCATTGGTTATATATTTCCTATAAAATCCGAAAATGATGTTAAGGCCTTGCTGGCGCAAGTAAAGCACGAGCACCCCAAAGCCCGCCATCATTGCTGGGCATTGCGCCTCACGCCTGACCGTTCCATTTTTCGTTTGAACGATGACGGCGAACCGTCCGGAACAGCGGGCAGGCCTATACTGAATGCCTTACTATCGCACAATATTACCAACGTATTTGTGGTGGTTGTGCGTTATTTTGGCGGTACCTTGCTGGGTGTACCAGGATTGATAAACGCATACAAAACCGCTACCGAAGAAGCCATCAAACTGGCAAGCATCATACAAAAAACGGTTAATGATGTTTACCGCATCGACTTTGATTATTTGCAGATGAACGATGTGATGCGCATTGTTAAAGATGAAAATACGGAAGTGATTGAGCAGGCTTTTGATAACCAATGCAGCATCACCCTATCCATCAGGCAACAAGCGGTTAACAAGGTACTTGGCCGTTTAAATGGTGTTAATGACTTGAAAGTTAAGTTCCTGCATCAGAACTAA
- the ribD gene encoding bifunctional diaminohydroxyphosphoribosylaminopyrimidine deaminase/5-amino-6-(5-phosphoribosylamino)uracil reductase RibD has protein sequence MLGHQKYMQRCLQLAGLGAGAVSPNPMVGSVIVHNDTIIGEGWHQRYGGPHAEVNAINSVITQYTNHAELLAQSTIYVSLEPCAHHGKTPPCADLIIKHHIPKVVVGCRDPFAQVDGKGIEKLIAAGIEVEIGALEQECQWLNRRFFTRVQKHRPYIILKWAQTHEGFFAPADKCQYWITGTEARKLVHKWRSEEDAMLAGKNTVAIDNPQLNVRYWQGKSPKRVIIDRSLELDHSLHIFDQSVETMIFNEVKTDIDGNIKYIALEDFDRFVPQYIMFQLYMQDVQSVIIEGGVHTLNSFIEAGLWDEARIFTGSNSLISGIKAPAISGTLHSEEAVGADRLRVLLNATAF, from the coding sequence ATGCTTGGGCATCAAAAATATATGCAGCGCTGCCTGCAATTGGCAGGTTTAGGTGCCGGGGCGGTTAGTCCCAACCCTATGGTTGGCTCGGTGATCGTGCATAACGACACCATAATCGGTGAAGGCTGGCACCAGCGTTATGGCGGGCCTCATGCCGAGGTAAACGCCATAAACAGTGTTATCACCCAATATACTAACCATGCTGAGCTATTAGCCCAATCAACCATCTATGTTTCCTTAGAACCCTGCGCCCATCATGGCAAAACACCGCCCTGTGCCGATCTTATCATCAAGCACCATATACCTAAAGTGGTAGTTGGCTGCCGCGACCCGTTTGCACAGGTGGATGGTAAAGGCATTGAAAAATTGATAGCCGCCGGTATCGAGGTTGAAATCGGCGCGTTGGAGCAGGAATGCCAATGGCTTAACCGCCGTTTTTTTACTCGGGTGCAAAAACATCGCCCCTATATTATTTTAAAGTGGGCGCAAACGCACGAGGGCTTTTTTGCCCCTGCCGATAAATGTCAGTACTGGATAACCGGCACCGAAGCCCGCAAACTGGTACACAAATGGCGTAGCGAGGAAGACGCTATGCTTGCCGGGAAGAACACCGTTGCCATTGATAACCCGCAGTTGAACGTACGCTACTGGCAAGGCAAATCGCCAAAGCGCGTGATCATTGACCGTAGTTTGGAACTTGACCATTCGCTGCACATATTTGATCAATCTGTTGAAACGATGATATTCAATGAGGTTAAGACGGATATTGACGGCAACATCAAATATATCGCTTTAGAGGATTTTGATCGCTTTGTGCCACAGTACATCATGTTTCAGCTTTATATGCAGGATGTGCAATCGGTTATTATTGAGGGTGGCGTGCACACATTGAATAGCTTTATTGAGGCCGGACTGTGGGATGAGGCACGCATATTTACCGGCAGCAACAGCCTGATCAGCGGGATTAAAGCCCCTGCCATTAGCGGCACACTACACTCGGAAGAAGCCGTGGGTGCCGACCGGTTAAGAGTTTTACTGAACGCTACCGCATTTTAA
- the prmC gene encoding peptide chain release factor N(5)-glutamine methyltransferase: MKTVKDVFNNFRLRLAAVYDAQETEALTLAAVAEVTQLGRAGIKAFPERELNNEQAARLNEIAIQLQSGKPLQYILGKAEFYELTFNVNPSVLIPRPETEELVEWVIQSVVSGERSVVSSEISILDIGTGSGCIAISLKKNLATAVVSAMDISADALQTARGNAKLNRAEVNFMEADILSAKPDAAKYDVIVSNPPYVTSHDKRQMHTNVTDFEPHTALFVPDEDPLLFYKAIADYALLSLKKPGMLFFEINESYGAETVAMLMEKGYKDIQLKKDMSGRDRMVKALL; encoded by the coding sequence ATGAAAACTGTTAAGGATGTGTTCAATAATTTCAGGCTAAGGCTCGCAGCGGTGTATGATGCGCAAGAAACAGAGGCGCTTACCCTCGCCGCCGTTGCCGAAGTAACACAACTGGGCCGGGCAGGTATCAAGGCATTTCCGGAGCGTGAACTAAATAACGAACAGGCTGCAAGACTTAACGAAATAGCCATCCAACTGCAAAGCGGCAAACCTTTACAGTACATTTTAGGTAAGGCCGAATTTTATGAGTTAACATTTAATGTAAACCCATCGGTGCTTATTCCTCGGCCCGAAACGGAGGAATTGGTGGAGTGGGTCATTCAGTCGGTGGTTAGTGGTGAGAGGTCAGTGGTTAGTAGCGAAATAAGTATATTAGATATTGGTACCGGGAGCGGTTGTATCGCTATAAGTTTAAAGAAGAATCTGGCAACTGCTGTAGTATCGGCCATGGATATTTCGGCTGATGCCTTGCAAACGGCAAGGGGTAATGCAAAGCTTAATAGGGCAGAGGTGAATTTTATGGAGGCGGATATACTTTCGGCAAAGCCGGATGCTGCGAAGTATGATGTCATAGTATCTAACCCGCCGTATGTTACCTCGCATGATAAGCGGCAGATGCATACCAACGTTACCGATTTTGAACCGCATACCGCGCTTTTTGTACCCGATGAAGATCCGCTGTTATTTTACAAAGCCATCGCCGATTATGCTTTATTGAGTTTAAAAAAGCCGGGTATGCTTTTCTTCGAGATCAACGAAAGTTATGGTGCCGAAACGGTGGCGATGTTAATGGAAAAAGGCTATAAAGATATTCAGCTGAAGAAGGACATGAGTGGCCGCGATCGTATGGTAAAGGCTTTATTGTAA
- a CDS encoding putative DNA modification/repair radical SAM protein, translating into MNLERITEKLNILADAAKYDVSCASSGSKRKNENKGLGNASNGICHSYTEDGRCVSLLKILLTNHCIFDCAYCVSRKSNDIKRAAFTVQEVVDLTINFYRRNYIEGLFLSSGIFKDADTTMERLVQVAKKLRTEHKFNGYIHLKSIPGASDELMREAGLYADRLSVNLEMPTEEGLKLLAPDKDRKDMIQPMGFLRNEIIHRAEEKKLFKKAPMFAPAGQSTQVIVGATAIEDDRAILYSANHFYKTFKLKRVYYSGYVPVLADNRLPALNTAVPMVRENRLYQADWLMRFYGFKVNEIVNNDQRHLDLDIDPKLSWALRNMHVFPVDINKADLQMILRVPGIGMLSAQKIVSTRKFNKLNWEHIKKLGVAVNRAQYFITCNSNSFERRDLTGTRIKQFILAESQSKYLKNKPDQLSLF; encoded by the coding sequence ATGAATTTAGAGCGGATAACGGAAAAACTTAATATACTGGCTGATGCAGCCAAGTATGATGTATCATGCGCATCAAGCGGTAGTAAGCGCAAAAACGAGAACAAGGGTTTAGGCAATGCCAGTAACGGCATTTGTCACTCCTATACAGAGGACGGGCGTTGTGTATCGTTATTAAAAATATTGCTGACCAATCATTGTATTTTTGATTGTGCCTATTGTGTATCGCGCAAAAGCAATGATATTAAACGTGCGGCCTTCACCGTTCAAGAGGTGGTCGACCTCACTATTAATTTTTACCGCCGTAATTATATCGAAGGTTTATTCCTGAGTTCTGGTATTTTTAAGGATGCCGATACCACCATGGAGCGCCTGGTACAGGTGGCTAAAAAGCTGCGTACCGAACATAAATTCAATGGTTATATCCATCTTAAATCCATCCCCGGTGCCAGTGATGAACTGATGCGCGAGGCTGGCCTGTACGCCGACAGGCTCAGTGTAAACCTGGAGATGCCTACCGAAGAAGGGTTGAAACTTTTGGCCCCGGATAAGGACAGGAAGGATATGATCCAGCCGATGGGTTTTCTCCGTAACGAGATCATCCATCGGGCAGAAGAGAAAAAGCTGTTTAAAAAAGCGCCGATGTTCGCTCCGGCAGGACAAAGCACCCAGGTTATAGTTGGCGCCACAGCTATCGAGGATGACCGGGCCATTCTCTACTCAGCTAATCACTTTTATAAAACCTTTAAACTAAAGCGGGTATATTATTCAGGCTATGTACCCGTACTGGCCGACAACCGCTTGCCTGCCTTAAACACTGCCGTACCAATGGTGCGCGAAAATCGTTTGTATCAGGCCGATTGGCTGATGCGCTTTTACGGCTTTAAAGTAAACGAGATCGTAAATAATGATCAAAGGCATCTTGATCTGGATATCGACCCTAAATTAAGCTGGGCCCTGCGCAATATGCACGTGTTCCCGGTGGATATTAACAAGGCTGATCTGCAAATGATATTACGGGTACCGGGCATTGGCATGTTATCGGCACAAAAAATTGTAAGTACCCGCAAATTCAATAAACTTAACTGGGAGCACATCAAAAAACTGGGTGTGGCGGTAAATCGTGCGCAATACTTCATTACCTGCAATAGTAATTCGTTTGAACGGCGCGACCTTACCGGTACACGCATTAAACAGTTTATACTGGCCGAATCGCAAAGTAAATACCTCAAAAATAAACCCGACCAATTAAGCCTTTTTTAA